One window of the Polypterus senegalus isolate Bchr_013 chromosome 18, ASM1683550v1, whole genome shotgun sequence genome contains the following:
- the fbxo34 gene encoding F-box only protein 34, whose amino-acid sequence MHLKPYPVFQKKELLLEASQDNLRGIHTSQHRVLRSDRFPSTYFTHPHCSAGCVSGSGASCRCPFAVISTNSMCKSSLGTKSSGDGTSIRGKKSKVTFVNSSAKSLLVLASENEDFVSVPQEEEADGSLDIWAVIKPGNTKEKIAIFAAHQCNSSADMSKSGSVTSCSNRTISMKIKGCWDVEGSVAKRRKRSPEENKPQENNQVKDSKISVVHRLPCRNARDPSFCLGTNGEGSLVVEGEEAMKSMSVVEMVAYLEQRARALLSDCNKHCSVRSSCIGQTKEQCGAPLQDPADGSSEESSGECVRVLEMVAKLESKCLNRRCERESGGLSRNNSLRRNVGRVLLAGSPCPAFTVHQQVSELESSKSHKESSLDCCSVSDPVKKAEVAVHCEMGGTENPNMLFRKKECSLVISRTVHENLDSRLEKGREEATQIGDPPEKEDLPLDKIVGSETHVGYREEPLPGMLFFKPTSQLVGPGQLSESLENIKSPLDNNIPLLNLVTDGSKLNILSEADPEEEKNWGTVPVREPFPLRRLVSHEFLEMRFKIQQLLEPQQYMAFLPHHIMVKIFCFLPTKTLAALKCTCHYFKFIIENYNVRPADSRWVCDPRYKDDPCKQCKKRYGRGDVSLCRWHPKPYCQALPYGPGYWMCCHGSQKDAPGCNVGLHDNRWVPAFHSFNMPIYKKVKEVEEEVSS is encoded by the coding sequence ATGCACCTTAAACCATACCCAGTGTTTCAGAAGAAAGAGCTGTTGTTGGAGGCAAGCCAAGACAACTTAAGGGGCATTCATACAAGTCAGCACCGAGTCTTGAGATCAGATCGATTTCCATCAACTTACTTCACTCATCCACATTGTTCAGCTGGGTGTGTCTCTGGtagtggagcatcctgccgatgCCCGTTCGCAGTTATTTCCACGAATTCCATGTGTAAAAGCTCCTTGGGCACTAAATCCAGTGGTGATGGTACCAGCATAcgggggaaaaaaagcaaagtaACGTTTGTGAATTCTTCAGCTAAGTCTTTGTTAGTTCTTGCATCTGAAAATGAAGATTTTGTCTCGGTGCCTCAGGAGGAGGAAGCAGATGGTTCTCTTGACATATGGGCGGTGATCAAACCTGGAAACACCAAGGAAAAAATTGCTATATTTGCTGCCCACCAATGTAACAGTAGTGCTGACATGAGCAAGAGTGGTAGCGTCACCAGTTGCAGCAATCGAACAATATCGATGAAAATCAAAGGATGCTGGGATGTTGAAGGATCTGTAGCCAAGAGAAGAAAGCGGTCTCCAGAAGAGAACAAACCCCAAGAAAATAACCAAGTGAAGGACAGTAAAATATCAGTAGTCCACCGTTTACCATGTCGTAATGCTAGAGATCCATCTTTTTGCTTAGGCACCAATGGAGAAGGATCACTTGTGGTGGAGGGAGAGGAAGCCATGAAGTCAATGTCTGTAGTGGAAATGGTTGCTTACCTTGAACAAAGAGCTAGGGCTCTTCTCTCAGATTGCAACAAACATTGTTCTGTACGATCTAGTTGTATTGGTCAAACTAAAGAGCAATGTGGAGCTCCTTTGCAGGATCCTGCTGATGGGAGCTCTGAAGAATCATCTGGGGAGTGTGTTAGAGTGCTGGAAATGGTGGCAAAGTTGGAATCCAAGTGCCTAAATAGAAGGTGTGAAAGAGAGTCTGGAGGACTTTCACGAAACAATAGCCTGCGACGCAATGTAGGACGGGTGCTATTAGCAGGCAGCCCTTGTCCTGCTTTTACTGTGCATCAACAAGTTTCTGAATTGGAGTCTTCAAAATCTCATAAGGAAAGCTCTCTGGATTGCTGTTCTGTCTCCGATCCAGTGAAGAAGGCTGAAGTTGCAGTCCACTGTGAAATGGGTGGTACAGAAAACCCCAACATGCTCTTCAGGAAAAAAGAGTGTTCCCTGGTTATAAGTAGAACAGTCCATGAGAATTTAGACTCAAGGCTAGAAAAAGGGAGGGAAGAGGCTACTCAGATAGGAGATCCACCTGAAAAAGAGGACCTGCCGCTGGACAAAATTGTAGGGAGTGAGACCCACGTCGGCTATCGTGAGGAGCCACTTCCTGGTATGCTGTTCTTCAAACCAACATCACAGTTGGTTGGTCCTGGGCAACTATCTGAGTCACTAGAAAATATCAAATCTCCTTTGGACAATAATATTCCACTGCTCAATTTAGTCACGGACGGCTCCAAGTTAAACATTTTGTCAGAAGCTGACCCTGAAGAAGAAAAGAACTGGGGTACGGTTCCAGTGCGGGAGCCTTTTCCTTTAAGGAGGCTGGTGTCGCATGAATTCTTAGAAATGCGTTTTAAGATTCAGCAACTTTTGGAGCCACAGCAATACATGGCTTTTCTGCCCCATCACATTATGGTAAAAATCTTTTGCTTTCTGCCAACAAAGACATTGGCTGCACTTAAGTGTACCTGCCATTACTTTAAGTTTATCATTGAGAATTATAACGTGCGCCCAGCTGACTCTCGCTGGGTTTGTGACCCCCGCTATAAGGATGATCCCTGCAAGCAGTGCAAAAAGCGTTATGGGCGTGGTGATGTTTCTCTTTGCCGTTGGCACCCAAAGCCCTATTGCCAAGCCCTGCCATATGGTCCTGGTTACTGGATGTGCTGTCATGGCTCACAGAAGGATGCACCAGGATGCAATGTGGGTCTTCATGACAATCGCTGGGTCCCTGCTTTTCACAGCTTTAATATGCCAATTTACAAGAAAGTGAAAGAAGTGGAGGAAGAAGTGTCGTCTTGA